The Anoplolepis gracilipes chromosome 17, ASM4749672v1, whole genome shotgun sequence genome window below encodes:
- the Mbd-r2 gene encoding PHD finger protein 20 isoform X2, with the protein MKRRRIPRSRAVGRVSSAVTAAAAASAAAATAATAGTGTGTGTGAGAMGMARKCCVRSCEADVREARAKGLPLHKFPKDVALRDRWLASGGFDESFKPTPGQVVCHRHFKRADYDHAARGGHKFLLKRGSVPTVFADYDNHPDPVIMSVKSSTSYAQEDLDLINSEILNLEHSTSPLSEARTPKSDSCGETCYSRPESSMDSLNLPDGSEVTDNECKMANLKEEIVTLVKDKLVENSDSKVNTVAMQLGIVEGATMKADGKDLIIKEELKNIKLSDDKEFDKSEELKPKVLNRDGTKFYPGAKLEAKDFNEKWYSAKVVETDWDEREVLIHFDKWSSRFDEWIPMDSSRLRVLQTPPHEQTWILPSPEAKVREFSVGERVLATWADGRKYPAKVNTVLTNDRYDVLFDDGYAKIVKSSKMTKIAESSAKLSELEGYIGSKQERRDKKRKHTVMELFNTHSRRRTKNDADKASKKEETVVKESGESSIENKVEMDGTLFGACYDPGTDLLRGFETNPSKIKSYSKKSKKEMPKNDTDHEEDPVGPEWIDGEPQGTESYIVDGNDGPRRSIIVPDRRLPPGWEKHFTQRKAGTSAGKWDVLFIHKQTGKKFRSRNDIRVFMENQGQYDFNPENFDFCIHRRKRNHASRLKQEATPEKKIKTLLPKTKTLPTSENPLLQVTNNTAASPNLSTPVTPATDGEMIYSVFIGLRGGLRVEMEDNAYKCPKEGCNKNFRKENLLQMHIKHYHPEYSKFLGSTPKVEDLAYARTIGESIDDIIPKKSTTFLDKINKFAKKKSLPEKSSTLLQSTLNTMQPTSPSIPHAASVLPELEEEIDQVEKCNDSQKEDMKIETMSSISNHSMEIDDDIEKKRENTCALSPGTLFDMKVKEEKPQGGIKTLLPVRPSTTSEVQKVDRVKSLDENTHVERTKGQKKRQISEHSVDLLTKGKKRHVMSDLNDSFGDLDDSAMDAEGPAALMYRYSRRKSDSKSDENSQNSQLNDSRIEKGDPLKGDIIKTDINNDTEESEGVMMMINGEMVKVEQLRREEIINCTCGFMEEDGLMIQCDLCLCWQHGHCNAIEREKDVPEKYICYICQHPYRQRPSKKYFHDQDWIKEGKLPSLSNRTRNQHTINQRTAMLKRSYDLVAALLQIQQLLHSLRVKINVAQKKDHPKLYLWAKNWEKMEIPKIDIEPVPIMEIVKTGPSFTDVGLEIPRRAETKTDVKLPIKDDQDEKSIASDSELMKILEEDSTHSDESKIINKKENFVTSKDSHILLDALTSGNSDIKERNVAMSDIKTENAGNKIMSENSTSESLSLNSGPLIDNIQQESSIADVENEVSALPQPFIPEPEAPIDPTECRMRLLEHIEHFQCHLDSRLTSIEAQICALEAMDPDELALDPHVQPRTKQTVQMLLRDLSTVRKLAALC; encoded by the exons ATGAAGCGGCGGCGTATACCGCGCTCGCGTGCCGTGGGGAGGGTATCGTCCGCCGTAACCGCGGCGGCAGCGGcgtcggcggcggcggcaacGGCAGCGACTGCGGGGACGGGGACAGGGACAGGGACGGGAGCGGGGGCGATGGGAATGGCGCGCAAATGCTGCGTGCGTAGCTGCGAGGCGGACGTGCGGGAGGCGCGCGCCAAAGGGCTGCCGCTACACAAATTTCCCAAGGACGTAGCGCTGAGGGACAGGTGGTTGGCCAGCGGCGGGTTCGACGAGAGTTTCAAGCCGACGCCGGGCCAGGTCGTCTGCCACAGGCATTTCAAACGCGCCGACTACGACCATGCCGCGCGGGGCGGTCACAAGTTCCTGCTCAAGAGGGGCAGCGTGCCCACGGTTTTCGCGGACTATGACAATCATCCGG aTCCAGTGATTATGTCAGTAAAATCTTCTACGTCTTATGCGCAAGAAGACTTGGATCTGATCAATTCAGAAATACTGAATTTGGAACATTCTACCTCGCCGTTATCCGAAGCAAGAACACCTAAATCCGATAGTTGCGGCGAGACATGTTATTCTAGACCTGAATCATCCATGGACTCGTTAAATCTACCTGATGGTTCAGAAGTAACGGACAACGAATGCAAAATGGCAAATTTGAAGGAAGAAATTGTGACATTAGTGAAAGACAAATTGGTTGAAAATTCGGATAGTAAAGTAAATACAGTAGCGATGCAACTTGGTATTGTTGAGGGAGCAACGATGAAGGCTGATGGTAAAGATCTAATAATAaaggaagaattaaaaaacattaaattgtcCGACGATAAGGAGTTTGATAAATCAGAAGAATTAAAACCAAAGGTTTTAAATCGCGATGGCACAAAGTTTTATCCTGGTGCCAAATTGGAAGCAAAAGACTTTAATGAAAAGTG gtaTTCTGCGAAAGTGGTAGAAACAGATTGGGATGAAAGAGaagttttaatacattttgacAAATGGAGTTCAAGATTTGACGAATGGATACCAATGGATAGCTCTAGACTCCGTGTATTGCAAACTCCCCCACA CGAACAAACTTGGATCCTGCCATCTCC GGAGGCAAAGGTGCGAGAGTTTTCAGTGGGTGAAAGGGTACTGGCTACGTGGGCGGACGGTAGAAAATATCCGGCCAAAGTCAACACGGTCTTGACAAACG ACAGGTACGATGTATTATTCGATGATGGATATGCGAAAATCGTCAAGTCCTCGAAAATGACCAAAATCGCCGAAAGTTCAGCCAAG TTAAGTGAATTGGAAGGCTACATAGGCAGCAAACAAGAAAGAAGGGATAAGAAACGGAAACATACAGTTATGGAATTGTTTAACACTCACTCGAGAAGACGTACGAAAAATGATGCTGACAAAGCATCGAAGAAAGAGGAGACTGTCGTCAAAGAAAGTGGGGAAAGCTCCATAGAAAATAAGGTCGAAATGGATGGCACCTTATTTGGTGCCTGTTACGATCCAGGTACAGATTTACTAAGAGGCTTTGAGACTAATCCCTCAAAGATTAAATCATATTCAAAGAAAAGTAAGAAAGAAATGCCTAAAAATGATACGGATCACGAAGAAGATCCTGTTGGTCCTGAATGGATCGATGGAGAACCACAAGGAACGGAATCTTACATCGTAGATGGCAATGATG gACCACGTCGCTCTATTATAGTACCAGATAGAAGATTACCTCCCGGTTGGGAGAAACACTTTACCCAAAGAAAAGCTGGTACATCTGCTGGAAAGTGGGATGTTCTATTTATAca TAAGCAGACTGGGAAGAAGTTCAGATCTAGAAATGATATAAGAGTATTTATGGAGAATCAAGGACAATATGACTTTAATCCTGAAAATTTTGACTTCTGTATACATCGTCGAAAACGGAATCATGCGTCTCGCTTGAAACAAGAAGCTACaccagaaaaaaagattaaaacttTGTTACCCAAAACGAAAACATTGCCCACATCTGAGAATCCTTTACTGCAAGTGACAAATAATACAGCTGCATCGCCTAACCTCTCAACGCCTGTCACACCTGCTACGGATGGTG AGATGATCTATT ccGTTTTCATCGGACTTCGTGGTGGACTTCGTGTGGAAATGGAGGACAACGCCTATAAATGTCCCAAGGAaggatgtaataaaaattttcgaaaagaaaatttgctgcAAATGCACATCAAACATTATCATCCTGAATATTCCAAGTTTCTGGGTTCTACTCCAAAGGTTGAGGATTTGGCTTACGCAAGAACGATCGGAGAATCTATAGATGATATTATTCCAAAGAAATCGACGACATTCTTAgacaaaataaacaaatttgcCAAGAAGAAATCTCTTCCGGAAAAATCGTCTACATTATTGCAATCAACATTAAACACCATGCAACCGACGTCTCCTTCGATACCTCATGCTGCTTCAGTTTTGCCAGAATTAGAAGAGGAAATTGATCAAGTGGAGAAATGTAATGATTCGCAGAAGGAGGAtatgaaaattgaaacaatGTCTTCGATATCTAATCACAGTATGGAGATTGACGACGATAtcgagaagaaaagagaaaatacttGTGCATTGTCTCCAGGTACCCTATTTGACATGAAAGTTAAAGAAGAGAAACCACAAGGTGGAATTAAAACACTATTACCTGTAAGGCCATCTACAACATCAGAAGTGCAAAAAGTTGATAGAGTAAAATCGTTGGATGAAAATACGCACGTGGAACGTACGAAGGGCCAAAAGAAGAGACAAATCTCTGAACACAGTGTAGATTTACTGACTAAAGGAAAGAAACGACATG TTATGTCAGATCTTAATGACAGTTTCGGTGATCTAGACGACAGTGCTATGGATGCTGAAGGACCTGCAGCACTTATGTACAGATACAGTCGTAGAAAATCTGATTCAAAGAGTGATGAGAATAGTCAGAATA GTCAACTAAATGATTCTCGCATTGAAAAAGGTGATCCCTTAAAAGGGGATATAATCAaaacagatattaataatgatacagaag AAAGCGAAGGAGTGATGATGATGATCAACGGCGAAATGGTAAAGGTGGAACAACTTCGGAGAGAagagataataaattgtacatgTGGTTTTATGGAAGAAGATGGTTTAATGATACAGTGTGATCTTTGTCTCTGCTGGCAACACGGACATTGCAATGCgattgaaagagaaaaggatgttcctgaaaaatacatatgttacATATGCCAACATCCTTATCGACAACGGCCATCTAAGAAATACTTTCACGATCAGGATTGGATTAAGGAAGGAAAACTGCCAAg TTTGTCTAATCGAACTCGGAATCAGCATACGATAAATCAGAGGACTGCGATGTTGAAGCGTTCCTACGACTTGGTTGCTGCACTTTTGCAAATACAACAACTTCTCCATAGCTTGcgtgtaaaaattaatgtggCTCA aaagaaGGATCATCCCAAATTATATCTTTGGGCCAAGAATTgggaaaaaatggaaataccAAAAATAGATATAGAACCAGTACCAATAATGGAAATAGTGAAGACAGGACCGAGTTTTACAGATGTAGGTTTAGAAATTCCACGACGTGCTGAGACGAAAACGGATGTCAAATTACCTATAAAGGACGATCAAGATGAAAAATCAATCGCTTCAGATTCAgaattgatgaaaattttagaaGAGGATAGCACGCATTCTGATGAATCTAagattatcaataaaaaagaaaactttgtCACCTCGAAGGATAGTCATATACTTTTGGACGCATTAACAAGCGGTAACTCGGACATAAAGGAAAGAAACGTTGCTATGTCAGACATTAAAACGGAGAATGCAG gtaataaaattatgagtGAAAATTCTACTTCTGAGAGTCTTTCTCTCAACTCGGGACCGcttattgataatattcaaCAAGAATCGAGTATAGCCGACGTTGAAAACGAAGTCTCCGCACTCCCGCAGCCTTTTATACCAGAGCCCGAAGCGCCGATTGATCCAACCGAATGTCGAATGAGATTATTGGAGCATATTGAACATTTTCAATGCCATCTTGATTCAAGATTAACGTCTATAGAAGCGCAAATTTGTg CTCTGGAAGCAATGGATCCAGATGAACTTGCGTTGGATCCACACGTTCAGCCTCGTACTAAACAAACTGTACAGATGCTCCTTCGTGACTTGAGTACGGTCCGAAAGCTGGCAGCATTATGTTGA
- the Mbd-r2 gene encoding PHD finger protein 20 isoform X4, protein MKRRRIPRSRAVGRVSSAVTAAAAASAAAATAATAGTGTGTGTGAGAMGMARKCCVRSCEADVREARAKGLPLHKFPKDVALRDRWLASGGFDESFKPTPGQVVCHRHFKRADYDHAARGGHKFLLKRGSVPTVFADYDNHPDPVIMSVKSSTSYAQEDLDLINSEILNLEHSTSPLSEARTPKSDSCGETCYSRPESSMDSLNLPDGSEVTDNECKMANLKEEIVTLVKDKLVENSDSKVNTVAMQLGIVEGATMKADGKDLIIKEELKNIKLSDDKEFDKSEELKPKVLNRDGTKFYPGAKLEAKDFNEKWYSAKVVETDWDEREVLIHFDKWSSRFDEWIPMDSSRLRVLQTPPQEAKVREFSVGERVLATWADGRKYPAKVNTVLTNDRYDVLFDDGYAKIVKSSKMTKIAESSAKQLSELEGYIGSKQERRDKKRKHTVMELFNTHSRRRTKNDADKASKKEETVVKESGESSIENKVEMDGTLFGACYDPGTDLLRGFETNPSKIKSYSKKSKKEMPKNDTDHEEDPVGPEWIDGEPQGTESYIVDGNDGPRRSIIVPDRRLPPGWEKHFTQRKAGTSAGKWDVLFIHKQTGKKFRSRNDIRVFMENQGQYDFNPENFDFCIHRRKRNHASRLKQEATPEKKIKTLLPKTKTLPTSENPLLQVTNNTAASPNLSTPVTPATDGEMIYSVFIGLRGGLRVEMEDNAYKCPKEGCNKNFRKENLLQMHIKHYHPEYSKFLGSTPKVEDLAYARTIGESIDDIIPKKSTTFLDKINKFAKKKSLPEKSSTLLQSTLNTMQPTSPSIPHAASVLPELEEEIDQVEKCNDSQKEDMKIETMSSISNHSMEIDDDIEKKRENTCALSPGTLFDMKVKEEKPQGGIKTLLPVRPSTTSEVQKVDRVKSLDENTHVERTKGQKKRQISEHSVDLLTKGKKRHVMSDLNDSFGDLDDSAMDAEGPAALMYRYSRRKSDSKSDENSQNSQLNDSRIEKGDPLKGDIIKTDINNDTEESEGVMMMINGEMVKVEQLRREEIINCTCGFMEEDGLMIQCDLCLCWQHGHCNAIEREKDVPEKYICYICQHPYRQRPSKKYFHDQDWIKEGKLPSLSNRTRNQHTINQRTAMLKRSYDLVAALLQIQQLLHSLRVKINVAQKKDHPKLYLWAKNWEKMEIPKIDIEPVPIMEIVKTGPSFTDVGLEIPRRAETKTDVKLPIKDDQDEKSIASDSELMKILEEDSTHSDESKIINKKENFVTSKDSHILLDALTSGNSDIKERNVAMSDIKTENAGNKIMSENSTSESLSLNSGPLIDNIQQESSIADVENEVSALPQPFIPEPEAPIDPTECRMRLLEHIEHFQCHLDSRLTSIEAQICALEAMDPDELALDPHVQPRTKQTVQMLLRDLSTVRKLAALC, encoded by the exons ATGAAGCGGCGGCGTATACCGCGCTCGCGTGCCGTGGGGAGGGTATCGTCCGCCGTAACCGCGGCGGCAGCGGcgtcggcggcggcggcaacGGCAGCGACTGCGGGGACGGGGACAGGGACAGGGACGGGAGCGGGGGCGATGGGAATGGCGCGCAAATGCTGCGTGCGTAGCTGCGAGGCGGACGTGCGGGAGGCGCGCGCCAAAGGGCTGCCGCTACACAAATTTCCCAAGGACGTAGCGCTGAGGGACAGGTGGTTGGCCAGCGGCGGGTTCGACGAGAGTTTCAAGCCGACGCCGGGCCAGGTCGTCTGCCACAGGCATTTCAAACGCGCCGACTACGACCATGCCGCGCGGGGCGGTCACAAGTTCCTGCTCAAGAGGGGCAGCGTGCCCACGGTTTTCGCGGACTATGACAATCATCCGG aTCCAGTGATTATGTCAGTAAAATCTTCTACGTCTTATGCGCAAGAAGACTTGGATCTGATCAATTCAGAAATACTGAATTTGGAACATTCTACCTCGCCGTTATCCGAAGCAAGAACACCTAAATCCGATAGTTGCGGCGAGACATGTTATTCTAGACCTGAATCATCCATGGACTCGTTAAATCTACCTGATGGTTCAGAAGTAACGGACAACGAATGCAAAATGGCAAATTTGAAGGAAGAAATTGTGACATTAGTGAAAGACAAATTGGTTGAAAATTCGGATAGTAAAGTAAATACAGTAGCGATGCAACTTGGTATTGTTGAGGGAGCAACGATGAAGGCTGATGGTAAAGATCTAATAATAaaggaagaattaaaaaacattaaattgtcCGACGATAAGGAGTTTGATAAATCAGAAGAATTAAAACCAAAGGTTTTAAATCGCGATGGCACAAAGTTTTATCCTGGTGCCAAATTGGAAGCAAAAGACTTTAATGAAAAGTG gtaTTCTGCGAAAGTGGTAGAAACAGATTGGGATGAAAGAGaagttttaatacattttgacAAATGGAGTTCAAGATTTGACGAATGGATACCAATGGATAGCTCTAGACTCCGTGTATTGCAAACTCCCCCACA GGAGGCAAAGGTGCGAGAGTTTTCAGTGGGTGAAAGGGTACTGGCTACGTGGGCGGACGGTAGAAAATATCCGGCCAAAGTCAACACGGTCTTGACAAACG ACAGGTACGATGTATTATTCGATGATGGATATGCGAAAATCGTCAAGTCCTCGAAAATGACCAAAATCGCCGAAAGTTCAGCCAAG CAGTTAAGTGAATTGGAAGGCTACATAGGCAGCAAACAAGAAAGAAGGGATAAGAAACGGAAACATACAGTTATGGAATTGTTTAACACTCACTCGAGAAGACGTACGAAAAATGATGCTGACAAAGCATCGAAGAAAGAGGAGACTGTCGTCAAAGAAAGTGGGGAAAGCTCCATAGAAAATAAGGTCGAAATGGATGGCACCTTATTTGGTGCCTGTTACGATCCAGGTACAGATTTACTAAGAGGCTTTGAGACTAATCCCTCAAAGATTAAATCATATTCAAAGAAAAGTAAGAAAGAAATGCCTAAAAATGATACGGATCACGAAGAAGATCCTGTTGGTCCTGAATGGATCGATGGAGAACCACAAGGAACGGAATCTTACATCGTAGATGGCAATGATG gACCACGTCGCTCTATTATAGTACCAGATAGAAGATTACCTCCCGGTTGGGAGAAACACTTTACCCAAAGAAAAGCTGGTACATCTGCTGGAAAGTGGGATGTTCTATTTATAca TAAGCAGACTGGGAAGAAGTTCAGATCTAGAAATGATATAAGAGTATTTATGGAGAATCAAGGACAATATGACTTTAATCCTGAAAATTTTGACTTCTGTATACATCGTCGAAAACGGAATCATGCGTCTCGCTTGAAACAAGAAGCTACaccagaaaaaaagattaaaacttTGTTACCCAAAACGAAAACATTGCCCACATCTGAGAATCCTTTACTGCAAGTGACAAATAATACAGCTGCATCGCCTAACCTCTCAACGCCTGTCACACCTGCTACGGATGGTG AGATGATCTATT ccGTTTTCATCGGACTTCGTGGTGGACTTCGTGTGGAAATGGAGGACAACGCCTATAAATGTCCCAAGGAaggatgtaataaaaattttcgaaaagaaaatttgctgcAAATGCACATCAAACATTATCATCCTGAATATTCCAAGTTTCTGGGTTCTACTCCAAAGGTTGAGGATTTGGCTTACGCAAGAACGATCGGAGAATCTATAGATGATATTATTCCAAAGAAATCGACGACATTCTTAgacaaaataaacaaatttgcCAAGAAGAAATCTCTTCCGGAAAAATCGTCTACATTATTGCAATCAACATTAAACACCATGCAACCGACGTCTCCTTCGATACCTCATGCTGCTTCAGTTTTGCCAGAATTAGAAGAGGAAATTGATCAAGTGGAGAAATGTAATGATTCGCAGAAGGAGGAtatgaaaattgaaacaatGTCTTCGATATCTAATCACAGTATGGAGATTGACGACGATAtcgagaagaaaagagaaaatacttGTGCATTGTCTCCAGGTACCCTATTTGACATGAAAGTTAAAGAAGAGAAACCACAAGGTGGAATTAAAACACTATTACCTGTAAGGCCATCTACAACATCAGAAGTGCAAAAAGTTGATAGAGTAAAATCGTTGGATGAAAATACGCACGTGGAACGTACGAAGGGCCAAAAGAAGAGACAAATCTCTGAACACAGTGTAGATTTACTGACTAAAGGAAAGAAACGACATG TTATGTCAGATCTTAATGACAGTTTCGGTGATCTAGACGACAGTGCTATGGATGCTGAAGGACCTGCAGCACTTATGTACAGATACAGTCGTAGAAAATCTGATTCAAAGAGTGATGAGAATAGTCAGAATA GTCAACTAAATGATTCTCGCATTGAAAAAGGTGATCCCTTAAAAGGGGATATAATCAaaacagatattaataatgatacagaag AAAGCGAAGGAGTGATGATGATGATCAACGGCGAAATGGTAAAGGTGGAACAACTTCGGAGAGAagagataataaattgtacatgTGGTTTTATGGAAGAAGATGGTTTAATGATACAGTGTGATCTTTGTCTCTGCTGGCAACACGGACATTGCAATGCgattgaaagagaaaaggatgttcctgaaaaatacatatgttacATATGCCAACATCCTTATCGACAACGGCCATCTAAGAAATACTTTCACGATCAGGATTGGATTAAGGAAGGAAAACTGCCAAg TTTGTCTAATCGAACTCGGAATCAGCATACGATAAATCAGAGGACTGCGATGTTGAAGCGTTCCTACGACTTGGTTGCTGCACTTTTGCAAATACAACAACTTCTCCATAGCTTGcgtgtaaaaattaatgtggCTCA aaagaaGGATCATCCCAAATTATATCTTTGGGCCAAGAATTgggaaaaaatggaaataccAAAAATAGATATAGAACCAGTACCAATAATGGAAATAGTGAAGACAGGACCGAGTTTTACAGATGTAGGTTTAGAAATTCCACGACGTGCTGAGACGAAAACGGATGTCAAATTACCTATAAAGGACGATCAAGATGAAAAATCAATCGCTTCAGATTCAgaattgatgaaaattttagaaGAGGATAGCACGCATTCTGATGAATCTAagattatcaataaaaaagaaaactttgtCACCTCGAAGGATAGTCATATACTTTTGGACGCATTAACAAGCGGTAACTCGGACATAAAGGAAAGAAACGTTGCTATGTCAGACATTAAAACGGAGAATGCAG gtaataaaattatgagtGAAAATTCTACTTCTGAGAGTCTTTCTCTCAACTCGGGACCGcttattgataatattcaaCAAGAATCGAGTATAGCCGACGTTGAAAACGAAGTCTCCGCACTCCCGCAGCCTTTTATACCAGAGCCCGAAGCGCCGATTGATCCAACCGAATGTCGAATGAGATTATTGGAGCATATTGAACATTTTCAATGCCATCTTGATTCAAGATTAACGTCTATAGAAGCGCAAATTTGTg CTCTGGAAGCAATGGATCCAGATGAACTTGCGTTGGATCCACACGTTCAGCCTCGTACTAAACAAACTGTACAGATGCTCCTTCGTGACTTGAGTACGGTCCGAAAGCTGGCAGCATTATGTTGA